From one Candidatus Eremiobacteraceae bacterium genomic stretch:
- the lepB gene encoding signal peptidase I produces the protein MSRSTMVVLIVLAAAAAMCAAVGVWWYHNTFGHAPCTRAFMEPGAAMQPTIQPGDSVCADTSRYGNHDPSDGEVVVFEPPAILGTLPFTKRIVAGPGDTVAMRRGRTYVNGTQVYEPYISTPASYSLQVRNFDIYVDETPLDPSRAQIPPKDSWSRQNWIPKGYYLVLGDNRNNSDDSHLWGFVRRDQLIGRVTSIYWPLSRVRTLSP, from the coding sequence GTGTCTCGCTCGACTATGGTCGTACTTATCGTCCTCGCCGCCGCTGCCGCAATGTGTGCGGCCGTGGGTGTCTGGTGGTATCACAATACATTCGGTCATGCGCCGTGCACTCGTGCCTTCATGGAGCCGGGGGCGGCGATGCAGCCGACGATACAACCGGGCGATTCTGTCTGCGCCGATACCTCGAGATATGGCAACCACGATCCATCGGACGGGGAAGTGGTGGTGTTCGAGCCGCCGGCAATTCTTGGCACTCTGCCTTTCACGAAGCGAATTGTCGCCGGGCCCGGTGACACCGTTGCCATGCGCCGAGGACGTACGTATGTAAATGGCACGCAGGTCTATGAACCTTATATCTCCACGCCGGCTTCGTACAGTCTACAAGTTCGAAACTTCGATATTTACGTCGACGAGACGCCGCTCGACCCGTCAAGAGCGCAGATCCCGCCCAAAGATTCATGGAGTCGACAGAATTGGATTCCAAAAGGCTACTATCTCGTGCTCGGTGACAACCGAAACAACTCCGATGACAGTCACTTGTGGGGATTCGTTCGGCGCGATCAGCTTATCGGAAGGGTGACGAGTATCTATTGGCCGCTGTCGCGTGT
- a CDS encoding thiamine pyrophosphate-dependent enzyme, whose amino-acid sequence MQVKPFTDTPIKYLEYDGRPMGDVKDLGLSSDDYLRMYRWLVFARAVDDRCYILVRQGRSGFFAQIAGQEASQIGSALPLKTQDWMYGDHRSQGSLMVKGLKASEWFAHQLGRMLDPSQGRLMPHGPGRRDLNMVPPSSTVGNQITEAVGTAMAQRIKKTDGITICYFGDGATSEGDFHVGMNFAAVYNSPVILFCQNNQYAISVRLEEQTHTKTVAEKARAYGMEGYLVDGNDILAVYAVTKHCADKARADRGPSLIESYTYRYGPHSSADDDTRYRPKGELEMWRTQRDPITRFKNFLVNQKLWDDKKEEALIADVKAELATALAEAEASPAPDPMTVLDHTYAKYTPQLEWERKELAAELGV is encoded by the coding sequence ATGCAAGTCAAGCCATTCACCGACACGCCGATCAAATATCTCGAGTACGACGGCCGGCCGATGGGCGACGTCAAAGACCTCGGCCTTTCGAGCGATGATTACCTGCGCATGTATCGTTGGCTCGTATTCGCGCGCGCGGTCGACGATCGCTGCTACATCCTCGTCCGCCAAGGCCGTTCCGGCTTTTTCGCGCAGATCGCGGGTCAAGAGGCGAGCCAGATCGGCAGCGCTCTTCCGTTGAAGACCCAGGATTGGATGTACGGAGACCACCGCTCGCAAGGCAGCCTCATGGTCAAGGGGCTCAAAGCATCGGAGTGGTTCGCGCATCAGCTCGGCCGGATGCTCGATCCGAGCCAAGGCCGCCTCATGCCCCACGGTCCGGGCCGGCGCGATCTCAACATGGTGCCGCCGTCGTCGACGGTGGGCAATCAGATCACCGAAGCGGTCGGCACCGCCATGGCGCAGCGCATCAAGAAGACCGACGGCATCACCATCTGCTACTTCGGCGACGGCGCCACAAGCGAAGGCGACTTCCACGTCGGCATGAATTTCGCCGCCGTCTACAATTCGCCGGTCATACTTTTCTGTCAGAACAATCAGTATGCGATCAGCGTCCGGCTGGAAGAACAGACCCACACGAAGACCGTCGCCGAAAAGGCGCGCGCGTATGGTATGGAAGGCTACCTTGTGGACGGGAACGACATCCTCGCGGTGTACGCCGTCACCAAGCATTGCGCCGACAAAGCGCGCGCCGATCGCGGTCCAAGCCTCATCGAGTCGTACACGTATCGCTACGGTCCACACTCGTCTGCCGACGACGACACCCGCTACCGGCCAAAGGGCGAGCTTGAGATGTGGCGCACGCAACGCGATCCGATCACCCGCTTCAAGAACTTCCTCGTGAACCAAAAGCTCTGGGACGACAAAAAAGAAGAAGCGCTGATCGCCGACGTCAAAGCCGAACTGGCTACCGCGCTCGCCGAGGCCGAAGCAAGTCCCGCCCCCGATCCGATGACCGTGCTTGATCACACGTATGCCAAATACACGCCGCAACTCGAGTGGGAGCGCAAAGAACTCGCCGCCGAGCTTGGCGTCTAG
- a CDS encoding alpha-ketoacid dehydrogenase subunit beta, which translates to MEKQTTLSTMVQAVRSALFDEMALDPNVVTLGEDIGPRGGVFLVTEGLIDKFGKDRVIDTPLSELGIIGAAIGMAVFGLRPIAEIQFIDFLFPGFDMLVSEAAKMRYRSAGQFACPMVVRSPYGGGVRGGGYHSQSPEAYFVATPGLKVVAPSNPYDAKGLLIASIRDDDPVVFMEPKKIYRFQKQEIPNGAYEVPLGKAAVAREGKHVSIITFGAMVTLALEAADKMKSDGVEVEVIDLRTLQPYDSDAIMQSVAKTGHVVLLQEAPRIGGFMGEISAFIAEEGIEHLEGPMVRVAGWDTPFPYALEKAYMPNVARITRAIKKTLNF; encoded by the coding sequence GTGGAAAAACAAACGACGCTCAGCACGATGGTGCAAGCGGTGCGTTCGGCATTATTCGATGAGATGGCGCTCGATCCAAATGTGGTCACCCTGGGTGAAGACATCGGCCCGCGCGGCGGCGTGTTTCTCGTCACCGAAGGCCTCATCGACAAATTCGGCAAGGATCGGGTGATCGACACTCCGCTCTCCGAGCTTGGCATCATCGGCGCTGCGATCGGCATGGCGGTCTTCGGACTGCGGCCCATCGCGGAGATCCAATTCATCGACTTCTTGTTCCCCGGATTCGACATGCTCGTGTCGGAAGCCGCGAAGATGCGTTACCGCTCGGCCGGCCAGTTCGCGTGCCCGATGGTCGTGCGCTCGCCGTACGGCGGCGGCGTGCGTGGCGGCGGTTATCACTCGCAATCGCCGGAAGCTTATTTCGTCGCGACGCCCGGACTCAAAGTTGTGGCGCCGAGCAATCCCTATGACGCCAAAGGCTTGCTCATCGCGTCGATTCGCGACGACGATCCGGTCGTCTTCATGGAGCCAAAGAAGATCTACCGCTTTCAAAAGCAAGAGATCCCGAACGGCGCCTATGAAGTGCCGCTCGGCAAAGCTGCGGTCGCGCGCGAAGGCAAGCACGTCTCGATCATCACGTTCGGCGCTATGGTGACGCTGGCGCTCGAGGCCGCGGACAAGATGAAGTCCGACGGTGTGGAAGTGGAAGTGATCGACCTGCGCACGCTGCAGCCGTACGACAGCGATGCGATCATGCAGTCGGTCGCCAAGACCGGCCATGTGGTCTTGCTCCAGGAAGCACCGCGCATCGGCGGCTTCATGGGCGAGATATCCGCATTCATCGCCGAAGAAGGCATCGAGCATCTCGAAGGCCCGATGGTGCGCGTTGCCGGTTGGGATACGCCGTTCCCGTATGCGCTCGAGAAGGCGTACATGCCCAATGTCGCGCGGATCACGCGCGCGATCAAGAAGACACTGAATTTCTAG